One Chaetodon auriga isolate fChaAug3 chromosome 11, fChaAug3.hap1, whole genome shotgun sequence genomic window, TTTCCAGGTTGGACGCGCCATGATGGCGCTGCAGTGACTGGACAGCTGAGGACTCTGAATCTGCTCTGTCGGTATAATTGGCTGTAATTTCCATCGAGGACATGGATGCTTCAGTGTGAGGCCTCAGAGATGAGTAACACGCCACCTCATTAAGTTTTAATACAGCGGAGCAGATCAAGGCGCAGAGCTTCTCTTTGATTTTACGAGTCTGCTGTACGAGCAGCGACCGGCTCGTCATGAAATAATCAGCTAAATATGCTCTGATGTAACAGGATTTAGATTTCTGTTGTTAAATAGTTCATCACAGGCTCTGAAACACACTGGCTTCATCACATCTTCCCCCTGTGAGACGAAGTGAGGCTGCGTTTTCGTTGGCAGGTTAACAGCGTGGACTCTGTATGTCTGCTGGCGAAGAGCGAGATCTGTTCAAACAGAGCCGAGGGCCAGAAAACCTTCATCTTCCTAAATCATCTTTTCCTTTAAAGGCCATTGGATCGTAATCAGTGAGATGatagcacgcacacacacacacacacacacacacacacacacacacactacactcTCTCGCACCTGCACCAGATGACAGCACCCCCCCATTTGCTCCATTTGTTCTGTACAaattagcaaacgttagcatgctaagctaagctgacgCATATTATGTTAAAGATCACTGTATAGCATTGTGatacatgttagcatgtagctcaaagcaccagtGAGTCTAAGTACAGACACATGGGGGCTCTGGTGTGGCTGTTAAGGGTCTGTTCAAGGGGGGCTGACCCTGGTTCGAGCTGCAGTATCGGCTCTGCTGGAGTGCCACTGAGCAAGACAGTGAATCTCAGCaaagctcctctgcagctccaacaTCCCTCCGGAGATCAAAGATGATTACAGAACCAGGATCCCAGTTTGACCATTTCACTGCATTTGGCCCAAACGTGAGCTCATCTTGTCGTTTAACAGCCGAATAGACTGAAGAATAAATGACATCTAATCCTTCAAGAAGAGAAACTAATAAACCAAACGTCCACATGCAGGATGGAGTTACACACTCAGTCAGTCCAATCAGGTTATccactgctgccctctgctgttcatgCACGTTCACTGCAAGTCAATGAGAGCCAGGATGTGAAGAGATCAAGTTACAGGTCATTTTGCATCCAAGTAGTTCTAAAATGTACTTAGCCAATACTTCATTTTCAGCCATGAATGTTTGAAATCACGGGTTTAGTGGTGACTCAGCAATTTGACACATACAAAATAAGAATAAGGCTCAAGTTTCTGCCATTTTCAAGGTGTATTAATGTATTTCAACTCAGAGATGCACGGATACTTCACataatttatttatctgtattACAGTAATAATGCATAGAACAGAtatacaaaaacagcaaaatataaCTTTATTGAAAGAATCAAGTCATCTCGGTATTAAAAAGCGATCACGCTGAACGTGGCTGAAGGATAATCttgaacatacagtacatacaaacATCAGGCACACATTCGGTAATCATCTCTGACTAGTGCATGTGTTTTAACACAGTAATGACAGCTTTGTGAAATACACGTGAACACGGGGTTAACGCAGCAATGTACAGTGAATAATGGCTTATGAAAGCGAGGATTCATCCCACAATGACTCATTATTTTTCCGAAATTTTCCTCTCTGGGTGACGAAGGACAGACATTTGATCCCAATCCGGACTGATTAATGCACAAGACACAGTAATGAagataaaacacagagctgtttcTGTCCTCAACACTCGGACTTTCATCACATGACAACTCCTTCTCGCTCTTATTAGATTTTATTGGATATTCTTCCTTTGGTTGTCAGATTAATTTCACTGGAATCTTCCCCCCATCGTGTTGACCAGTACACCGCTGAGTGTCACAATCCTGGCGCTGCAGCTCCAGTGACATTTCACTGCAAACTGATGGTAAGAAGATGCTTTTCTACACCGACCAGCTGACTGTTCCGCCTTGAAAACACCAGCATGCACAGAAGCTCAGGAAATGACACGAACTGGCAACACCGAGAGTCGAAACACAGCTAAGTTGTGCGTCTAAAAGAAACGGGAAAAGGTCCTTCAGAGGAAGCTGTGAagcaaaattacaaaataaagcGCAGTGATGGATGAAGAGCCGTCCGACAGGAACACGCAAAGACAAATCAGCCTCAAACAACAATCACAAAACAAGTGATGATGACCTTTTAAAGGATGTAAACATTTCAAGTAGCTACAATTTTTGTGCGGCAGGAACAGAATGTAACCTATTCTTGGTGAGTGAGCGGTGGGAAACCACAGTGACGGTGTGGAGGACACGCGACCCAAACAGGACAGGTGAAGCTTAAATATTTCAGAGGGATGAAATAACCTCCACTCCTTGTGTCCTATTAGTCTCCTTTCTTTGAACAGTCATTTTCTCCTAcatggagacagatggacacatGAGGGTAATTAAAATAGTGTCCAGTGAGTCTGTAATCCCAGaagaaatgtacaaaattaACCTTTAACAACCTCACTGTGATTGTCTTAACCGTTTTTCTTACGTGACAAACCCCAAACTATCGCGTAGGCtaaaaagaagcaggaaaaggaTGAATGGACAACGGACAGAAAGGTCGCCATCAGTGAGGATCTGAGGAGGCAAAGACCGACCTCATGAAcggaaacatgaaaacacaaatgaggTCCTGAACTACAGTTTTGGGTTATGCAGTTGTCAGTGTTTATAAAGCAGAGTCTTGCAAACTGAGGTTCACCATCctgaccagcagggggagctCTAACAGAGGCATGGGAGCATCGCCCTTCTTCTCTGAGGTCAGAGGTGCAACAACCACGGTCAGGGTCAACCTAAACACCATCAGCGTGGACTTCTGCGGCGCTCTGAGTGTGAATACTGAAGGAAAATCCACCCAGAACAAAGGGGATGGACCCTAAACCCGGCGACAGACATACATTCACGTCACACGCTGCTCTGACCGGGTTAGAGAGACGAAGAGCACCTCGAACTCTCTGAGTCGTATCATCAAGGTGCGTCTGAAAACTCTCAGCGTTtcaagtgtctgtctgtgtctcacgtacagctcaaacaaacattagcatgcaaaGTAAATATGTGCTGCACCTCTCTGACGAAGAGTGACAGACGCAGCATTTGTGCTAAAGCtaacagcagagagctgagcagAAACCTTCACATGAGAGGAAGAATAAGGCTTTCATTCCAAAATGAATTATTCCACCGTTTTAAACATTCAACAAAGAAGCAAAGGGAAGAAAGTAGAACACCTTGCTGATTATATCTGGAGCTTCGAATTACAACTAGTTTTTCACGGCTGCATCATCCCAAAACAGGAAGTTCAGACAATCCGAATCCTCCAAAAAAGGATGTGCAGCATTGTGAAATGAAGCCTTTGAAATGATCAGTGAACACTGCAGAGCCAGTTTGTCAAGTAAAGAGAGCTTAGATACGATGCTCCGCCATGTTCCACCTGCGTTCGAAAGCGTTTTTAGACTCAAGTTCACTGAAAATCGCAGTGAAGCGGCGTTTGACTGCACCGAACGGCCGCTCACGCAAACCTGAGGCGAGTTAAAGCGAGTATCTCAGGCAGAAGCTCAGCTTGAAACAACAGATCTCTGAAAATGTGCACGGCTTTCTACCAGCGCCTTCTCTCTTTGTGTAAAGTGAAACCTGAAGCAGAATCAGACAGCATTTGGATTTCTCCATCCATGTCAAAAACCAAGCCCAGACCTGCTGAGCTGTGCAGACCTGGACTTGTGTTCCTAACGTTTCCTGAAAGCAAAGTTTGTATTCACTCCACCAAACAGCTCAAAGCTCTCTGGTATCTGAAGTTTGGTTGCAAGGTGACAAATCTCCCGGATGAAGAAATGACACATAGCACAAATCCAGGGAAACAGAGACTCTCGTGAATTAAATAAAGAGTGAAACCTGTGGATTTTAATGAAACGGAAGAAGGTTAAACGCTCCTCTTCGAGACTGAGTGATGGTTTGCATGTAAATTAGTGACtaatgcaaataaacaaacacagatggtgAACTAAACATGAGTTGATCCAAGTCTAGAAACGGGTGTTTGAGAGTCACACGTAAATACTTCAGGGAGTGTAGACAGGAGTAGCAGCACAAACTAAGCCTCCAGCAACAGTTATTAGGACGTGTTCACCAGGAAGCACTTTTTAAAGCTCGCAGCAACAACCTGCTGCATGTGGAACCAGCAAACTCACTGCCACTTTCTTTTGAAATGCTGAGACACGCACGAGCACATGAAAacgagctttttttttttttaatcagtatCAATTACCTGACGTGCTTTCTTTTCCCTGGACACGACAAAGAGTCCCTGGTGGACACATCCCATTTCTTAGTCTCCTTATTTCTATAATACAGCATTGAGACGCTCCCTCACAGAGCTGACACACAGTGTTAAAGCATTATAAAGGCCATATAAATAGTTGTGATATAAATATGTGCACGCAGAGAAAGACACAGTCACTTTAGGTGAAGCTCGTTCGACAGTAAAGCAGGGTTAACTCGTTCTATGGAAGTCTGACATCAAGTCAAAATACTATTGTGGCCATTTTGAACGACGTGTCCGTCCTGGTTTTCAGAGGTGCAATGCACCAGTTCCTCCGAGCTGAGGCTCCAACTGACCATCACATCAATATCTGAACTTAAAGCTGCCAACTTTGAAGTCACAACCctgttcaaaataaaatatttgtcactttgacattttgggaacaACCTCAAAATATCCTCTTCTCTGGGGCAGTTGGTCCCAAACTGCCTGCTGCAGAGCCATCACTGGCAGTTCAGGGAAGGACTACTGAGCCAGGCCCAGATCTGGATCATCTCCTGCGGGGTCCTCGGGTGAACCAGCATTAAACTCTTGTAGGCGCAGGGGTTTGACCTGTACTTCTCCTCTATGTTAAAGGTCCTGAAGCCTTTGTGCTTCTCGGGGGCCAGGCCTAGCTTCCTAAGACACATCCCTGTGTAGACATCGTCTATCGGGTAGAGCGCTACATGTTGGGACACGTTGTGCAGACGAGCAGCAAGGTCGCCGGAGTAAAGGTACCCGCCTCCTCCTGCGTATGGAGGGTACGTCCCGACATACATGCTCTCTGGAATGAAGTATTTAACCTTCTTGTCTCGGTGCGGCCCAGCGTTGGTGATCACGTCACCCACAAACAGGTCCCTAGCTTTGGGCTCCGAGAGGCCCTTAAGGAAGTCCAGGATGCGGTAGGTGTTGACAAAGACGTCATCGTCCCCCTTGAAGATGAAGCGAGCGCTGGGGCAGCGGGTCTGGATCCATTCCAGGAACAGAATTTCTTTGACAGTCAAATTGAAGAACGAATCGCGGTAATCCCACTGGATGATGTCTTTATGGCGGACGCTCTCATAGTGCAGCATCTCGGACAGATCGGGGTGGTAGTCCCCAGCCGTGGCGTTGCCGAGAAGGAAGATAGTAACCACCGTTTGATTGGCTATAACGCCCGCCTGTCCCCAGGACTGACGGATGGCCTGGCGGCGGTCGAAGTGTGGTGCTAGAGATTTGACAGCGAGGAGCAGGAACGGCGGCTCCTTACAGATATCAGGCTGGTCCACCATGATCGGGTAGGAGCGGCAGTGCATGTAAAGCAGGAAGTCCTTGAAGCGGTTTGGTAGAGAGTTGTAATCTTTCACCTGAGTGGTAACCCTGATGTTAGGCTggcaggggtcagaggtcacactgGTGTCGTTAAGCCAATCAGGCATGTCTGCTGCGCTGTGGTTAGCCACCAGGACGGGATTGTTCTGAAGGTCCAGAATCTGCTGCTGGCGGTTATAGTAGGCCGTGTTGGGAACCAGTTTGGCCCAGAAGGGTTTGGAGGGGATTTGGACCTTGGGGCGTCCATTTTTGTCTTGGCTGCTGTGTCtggagatgaggatgaagatgaaaaggttgaccatcatcactgtcaccaCAAGCTTCAGCCTCCTCCGCAGCAGCGCCATGACAGCGTGCTGCACCTGTCACCACCtgagcataaacacacacacaaagaagtaaTGTTAGGAACATGAAAACACTTTTGTTGACTCGCTGGATAAAACATCTGAGTGGACTGACGACCTGGGAGGACTTATGTCTTGTTTCTGGTGGACAATACGGACCATATACTGGTCAGCAGGTATTAATACTGTGTGGTCACTATGTAAAAGTGACATCAGGATTTATCCTTCTCCAACTACACAATGTTTccagagctttttctctgtcctgtaaGAGCAGTTGCTGTCTGTCTTAGTTACTACTGATTTTGGTAACGTTACCTTTTTCCTTGTGCACGTTATACACACCGCACGCACACAAATAATGTCTAATATGCACCAAAGGTCTGAGGTGCTTATATTTGGtgaaaatatcaataaataagaCATTATCACCAAAGCAAATGATGGTAACTTTCATGCAACTAAGACTTTTACAAGTGTGGTCAGACCTGATAAGAGGTCCTGTGGTAAaaaattactgatttttcatGGCAATGATCATGTGCTATCCATTTCAGCGAAAACAACACAGCGCTCACTGTTTTTATGGCCAGTTATGGTGGTACAATGGTGAAGTGCAGTTTTTACCAGCTCCCTCTAAAAAAGGAAGTTGTggaaaaggaagagaagatATTTCAAGCACAATACCACTTTGACACGAAAGTCACATGTGGATGCTCGAGCATTTCATATAAAGCTGCTGGGGGGAAACTTCAGAAGCGATGAATTATCTGGAAATCCAAATCAGATTTCCACTCCTAATTTTGCCATCATCGTTAACTGTGTAGCAGATTTCTGCTTCGGGCGTGGATCAAATGTACAGGATTCACTTGTTATGAGTCAGCGGCACGCTCCTGGAAACTGGCACTTGCATGGAGACATTAGTTGTATTGTTACGCAACTGATCCCTGTAAGGCTCTattcctgtctgctgctctctaGAGGGAGCTCAGAGGTCAGGCTCAGTTAATGGATTGCATCCCAGGAACTGACATCAGTGGTCACCgctcagatactgtgaaaaacacGGACTAGTGTTTCTCTAGCAGCTTCAGAAGGGTGGTGCTTGGCGACAGGGCTAAAACCTGTTaaccacaagaaaaaaatcaccaatcCTTTCCTATCAGCTATTGTTGTTTCAGGCTCGGTGGGTTTCAGCCTCTACAAAAGGTGAAAGTCACTTCAGTTGTGTTTAAAAAGGGAGTGACACCAGCGACATGCTTGTTTCATCGTCACAGAGCCTGAAGCATTTCGATAATTACACACTCAAAGTTCCACCATTTGTCAAGCGTTCATGGGGTTTCAATGAAACTCGGTGTGTCTGCTCAGGAGGGAGGGCAGGGTGTCTCCAGCGAGTCTGATCAGGATTGCTCAAAGGCATCTTGAGTAATTAGCAAATATGTGAGAGGCCACGTCCACTTGCACCAATCAATAGAATGCTGCAGTCTGCCTTTTCCATAACAAGGCCTGGAGCTTGGCACCCAGATTTATGATGACTGGACAAATCATGGATgagttgattgattgatcagttTCTTGAAAACTAAATAAGACACCAACAAGCTTTATGCGACTTTTGATTGGTCCAATAATGATCCACAGACTATTTGGTAGCAATCGGACATTTATGGTCCAGGAGGCTTTTTTGAAGAGCACATTCAGCTTGTCTAACTTCAAGTCAATTGGATTTCCATGTGAAAAGAGTGACCTTTACAAAATTGTAGTTTTGGGCCTTAATTACAGCGCCACCATCGGCCTGATTGGACTCTTACGAAGCATTTGCACATTACTTGCAGTCCTCTGGCCAGCTCTCATCTCTTGCCAGCTCAAAGGCAATTTGAGCAGCAGCATAagataaataacaataataagtGTGACCAATCAACGCAGACTCAATTGAATCATACACCTCTGAACCATTAATGGACTATTATCCACCCTAAAAAGGGTTCACTTGAGGTCATGTTGTAGATTATTCTGTAACAAAGCATCTAATAAACCTGGAATCACAGCCACTACATCAGCAGCATGCTGCAGTTATATTGTTTGTTGATAATCACCAGCTGTTTACTTAATGAAGCATTATAATGGCAGAGGACAATTCAACAGGTAACTGAGGATGTATGTACATCGTGGTTTTGGTCCTGTTTGGCCAGCGCcaatcaaacaaagaaaaaaaaagagaaagaattgAGGACAACATGGGAGTAGTGGGTTCGAACAGACAATGCAGCCTTTCAGGAGGTTTGAGTCTGCCTCAGGTTTCTGCTTTGGCAGGACAACAAATCCCCTTTGATAACATTCTCCTTGCCATGCctcactttctttcctcttACTGAAAATGTCTGCACTGAAtatgttttctcctcacttccTGGGCCTCTCTTTCCCTGttatttcctccctctgcttgcCAGCAAGGCAGCCACATCCGCTGTGCATCTGCGTGAGCAACtgtaaagtttgattgattttctaCGCCTGATAATCACAATCGAAATTATGCACGATTATTAAAATTACTTATATTATCTGTGCATGCTTCGATTTTTATTTAGATAGAGACAACACtgaacaaggagagagagaggagggataACATGCAAAATAAAGACCCCCATCCAAACCTGTAGGCTACCAGGAGCAggacacccccccccccgaaaccaccaaaacaaactgatgagTGGATGATAAATGGAAATAAGTATGCAGCTTGTGCTCTGAAACTGAGCCAAGAGGCCAGAGGGTGAGCACTGAAAGCCAAATGTCTCAGCATCTGGGAGATATTACGTCCATTTGGGGACAGGACGTTTGTCTTTACTTCTACTTGACCCTTTCTGTCAAATCCTCATCAGAAAAGGAgactacagccatgctagccTCTCTGTGAGCAATActttgagctaaaagctaacattACCATGCTAAGACGCTCACATTGACAACACTAATGTAccaatgtttagcaggtatagcGTTTACCATGCTCACcgtcttagcttagcataacacATTAgttaattagcactaaacacaaagtaaagctaAGGCTGATGGAAATATAATTAGTTTCGCAGGTGCTGATGGCGCGAGATGAAAACTGAAGGAATCATTAAGGTTTTAACATCCTGAGGGGAATGAATGCGTGCACCAAATTTAGCAATCCATCAACTCCTCTTGATTAATATAATGATTAATCTATAATATATGACAAAGTTGTGAAAAAAGTCCATCACAACTTCCCAGTGATGACCTTCAACTGCTCGTTTTAATGAAAAACCCCAAATAATCGTACTTATTAAcatataacaaaataaaagttatATTTGAGACACTGTAACCAGCAATTGTTTCAAATGATTAATCCATCATCAAACAGTTGGTGATTAATTATCTTTCAAACTAACTAACCGAATAATTAAGAAATCGTTGTGGAGGTGGACCAACTGACCGACCGGCAGCTTAGTCTGACAGAGCTCCAGATGTTGTGGTagattacattttcatttaacttTGCTCTCTGATACTTATGACACTTCACTGTTAACGCTCACAGTTTAAAGGTGAGCAAACTCTACCTGACAAGTTAAAGTGATAACGGACACGTGCTCCGGCGGGCGTATCTTCCTGTGCACCGCTGCCTGTATCCTTCCTGCCTCTGGATCATGTTGCTCGCTCGGCCTCCTAGCAACAACCCTGCGCTGCTGCAGCcctgtttgctctctttccTACTCCCTTCCCTTGTTTACCCCCCTTTTTCCTCAgcccctctgcctctcttcttctgcccttgttctctttcctcctttccctcGAATTCGCCTCATATTTAcgtaaaaacagagagaaaggcaaGTCACATCCCCACAGGATGATGACACATAATCCTGAAGGAGTTTAAGTGTCATATTGCTTACGAGGACAAGCACAGACATTGCCTTTTCTCTTCGgaccccctcctctctctctctttttctcatgGATAATTAAGCTTTCCTGTCCTCTGCCATCTCCCTACAAACAAGGAGACTTCTGGGAAATGAGTGGGTGGGGGAAGGTGGAGAATTCTAAAGAAGGAAGCTAAACAACATGTTGACGAGACCACAGCTTCCGGACTTCTAATTACCATCAGTAGTGTGAGGCTAAACACACACCTTCCTGGGTTAGCCTGTGAGTTTTCCCTCCAACATCCAAACGTTACCTCCATTGTTTTGCTTGGGGGTGTCCATGTGCAAGcttatataaatatacatatgaACTGTTTAAGAtggagcacgcacacacacggttCACAAAGAACAGATGTACAAGTGACAACATGGTCACACAGGAACGCAGCATGTTGGTGCTTCTGCTCAGGGGAACATCTTTGGCCAGATTACTGAGTTGTTACTGTTTGAGACGCTAATTGTTTGAAACTGAATGAGTTAATGCATGATAATGATAATGCAGAGTGTCCTCCTCTGAGCTTAATCATTAGTTGATTTAACTGTTAGAGAGATTAGCGTTGGTGTGTGGGACCATCAGTATTGCTATTGTTATTCACAGTCTAATCAGAAACAAGCATTTCCAGTGGCCAGCGGCGTTTTAAAGCCCTTTACACATATCTTAATTTGGCTGTACTGCTCTGTCCATGATGCACATGCCCTATGTTAGTCAGTACAAACAGATACTTAAATGTGACCATGGGTTTTGAAGAGATCGAAGTGGTGACCTTCAGGTAACATGATGTCTCTGCAGCCATCCATAGATCTACATCCataccaaccaaccaaccaaccaaccaaccaccCGCCCGCTGTGTCCTTTCCTACATCCCGTAGTTTCCTTCACCTCAAATCCACATAACTCACAGATTAATATGTCGCAAATAATTCAATCAAGAATGAACATCCTCTATCAGACGTGGATTAGTCTAACTGCTATTTAATCCAATTACGAATTCAGCAGCCTCCTCGTGCAGGCCTTGTGTGATACTGTgatgacaggaaaacagaatCTCTCGTACAAGCCAGACCTGTTCTTAACAAAACTAGTTTGCACAATAGGCATTTGTATTTCACTTGTATGTAATCTTTcccaaacaaaagcacaattcTGCTGATGAGCTCCAAAGTTGAGTTTTTTGATCACGTGTGGGCATTTATGTTGTTGATAAATTTTCTAGTGCAGCGCAGACAACGACATCtgagttaaataaatgttcatttaacCTGAGCACTTGTGtctcatttattattattcttattcaaTTCTTAGATTTTATcagaagcaaaacaacaacaacatgaatatAGAAACCATTTAACCCGGCAGCATTTTCAGTTATCTTAAAACATGACTAACAACTTTATGGACGGTCCAGGCTCGATCCTGGCGGCAACAGTGGGCCAGATGGACTTTGATGCTGGTTTCTGATTCATTGATCAGCACAGAGATTACATCTGGCAGTAATCTACTGGACAATACCAGACTGTGCTTGACCACTGAGGTTTTCACCTGATTAACGATACAATGAGGTGAGGAGTGTCACCTGTGTGGGGGATGGGTGGgagacagcagaaaacaatgGAGACGGCAGCTCATAAGGGTTGTGTGAGTCTGGGTTTAAGCAGATCTCTTTGAGTTTCAATGCTCTGTTTGCTGATACAAGATGAAATTAGGTGAAATTTGGATATTTTCCTCAACACACTGTTCCAAAAAGTTCATCATCTTCACACAAACTGAATGTCAGTTAAAATTCAAGAGTTCCTAATAAGTTGAAGCACCTTAAAAGACACATTAAATCCAAAAACACTGCGgactaaaatgtgtttttacatgcaaCGTGACATCTATGTATGCATGCGTGTCTCTCTGTAAAAGGAATGTGTCACCTAATCATACGCTGCATGCATAACAATGTCTCTGAAGGCGCGAGTGCACATTGTGTGATCCTACCTGTGCAGGTTAGAGGGCTTCCTCAGCTTGTGTCTTCTTGGTGTTATCCTCTCAGCTCTCTTACCCCATACTTAGCTCCGCCCTCTGGGGGAACAGCAGCCAATGGAGGATAAGGATCCGGAAGGGAGACAGGTAAGAGGGacgggagaggaggagggttccacctgaaaacaaatgaaaaaaccGGTTTGTTAACAGCTGAGAGAAGCTTGGCCTGAAGAAA contains:
- the b3gnt2b gene encoding N-acetyllactosaminide beta-1,3-N-acetylglucosaminyltransferase 2; translation: MALLRRRLKLVVTVMMVNLFIFILISRHSSQDKNGRPKVQIPSKPFWAKLVPNTAYYNRQQQILDLQNNPVLVANHSAADMPDWLNDTSVTSDPCQPNIRVTTQVKDYNSLPNRFKDFLLYMHCRSYPIMVDQPDICKEPPFLLLAVKSLAPHFDRRQAIRQSWGQAGVIANQTVVTIFLLGNATAGDYHPDLSEMLHYESVRHKDIIQWDYRDSFFNLTVKEILFLEWIQTRCPSARFIFKGDDDVFVNTYRILDFLKGLSEPKARDLFVGDVITNAGPHRDKKVKYFIPESMYVGTYPPYAGGGGYLYSGDLAARLHNVSQHVALYPIDDVYTGMCLRKLGLAPEKHKGFRTFNIEEKYRSNPCAYKSLMLVHPRTPQEMIQIWAWLSSPSLNCQ